A single genomic interval of bacterium harbors:
- a CDS encoding DUF1329 domain-containing protein has protein sequence MRRIFAAAVAAVTVGVVAGPYAGADVSPGDKINRDNVAKISGLVSPGVEWCVKRGMPMTIIETKKVEWPRAYKEATEKYASQVKLSADGLNVQNYVAGQPFPGIEPSDPQFAFKVMWNYDYGFVNGLDDTDLRNFDADTGTVPEYGPMSVERHFLLDHFRRLFWNGRLYVDPKPEKPNPNGYRAQQGLYPILEPFDLKGVGALGNRYIDSSKQDDSWLYLPSLRRVRRLSTAQRSDALFGQDTDVDSYYGYAGHIAWMDWKYLGDKEVLAIAHAQNYPVKWDSTVDWAFDEVWEKRKVYVIEGTSKLPQYAYSKRVLFIDKETWGIPYSDIYDRSGELWKVWINDISFRKTVPGNNAIVYEDEMPFAPAILMMDMQLEHATKASLPSPRFPGEQGWYYHQGEAAGITDDWFTVAALVAAGH, from the coding sequence ATGCGTAGGATCTTCGCCGCCGCGGTGGCGGCAGTGACCGTCGGCGTCGTCGCCGGCCCGTACGCCGGGGCCGACGTGTCGCCGGGCGACAAGATCAACCGCGACAACGTCGCCAAGATCAGCGGCCTGGTCTCGCCGGGGGTCGAGTGGTGCGTGAAGCGCGGCATGCCCATGACCATCATCGAGACCAAGAAGGTCGAGTGGCCGCGCGCCTACAAGGAGGCCACCGAGAAGTACGCGTCGCAGGTGAAGCTCTCTGCCGACGGCCTGAACGTGCAGAACTACGTCGCGGGCCAGCCGTTCCCGGGCATCGAGCCGTCCGATCCGCAGTTCGCCTTCAAGGTGATGTGGAACTACGACTACGGCTTCGTGAACGGCCTCGACGACACCGACCTGCGCAACTTCGACGCCGACACCGGCACGGTGCCCGAGTACGGCCCGATGTCGGTCGAGCGCCACTTCCTGCTCGACCACTTCCGCCGGCTCTTCTGGAACGGCCGCCTCTACGTCGATCCGAAGCCGGAGAAGCCGAACCCGAACGGCTATCGCGCCCAGCAGGGCCTGTATCCGATCCTCGAGCCCTTCGACCTGAAGGGCGTCGGCGCGCTCGGCAACCGCTACATCGACTCGTCGAAGCAGGACGATTCGTGGCTGTACCTGCCGTCGCTGCGCCGCGTGCGCCGTCTCTCGACCGCACAGCGCTCGGACGCGCTCTTCGGCCAGGACACCGACGTCGACAGCTACTACGGCTACGCCGGCCACATCGCCTGGATGGACTGGAAGTACCTCGGCGACAAGGAGGTGCTGGCGATCGCCCACGCGCAGAACTACCCGGTCAAGTGGGACTCGACGGTCGACTGGGCGTTCGACGAGGTGTGGGAGAAGCGGAAGGTCTACGTCATCGAGGGCACGTCGAAGCTGCCGCAGTACGCCTACTCGAAGCGCGTGCTGTTCATCGACAAGGAGACCTGGGGCATCCCGTACTCGGACATCTACGACCGTTCGGGCGAGCTCTGGAAGGTGTGGATCAACGACATCAGCTTCCGCAAGACGGTCCCGGGCAACAACGCGATCGTCTATGAGGACGAGATGCCGTTCGCGCCCGCCATCCTCATGATGGACATGCAGCTCGAGCACGCGACCAAGGCGTCGCTGCCGAGCCCGCGCTTCCCGGGCGAGCAGGGCTGGTACTACCACCAGGGCGAGGCCGCCGGCATCACCGACGACTGGTTCACCGTCGCGGCGCTGGTCGCCGCCGGTCACTGA
- a CDS encoding DUF1329 domain-containing protein, with the protein MLTTTRRWAMTGSLFSALVCTTLLLAEAARADVSPGTKIGPDNVAAAKDLLSPGMEWCVKRGWPITVSETKRIEWPRAYKEATEKYAAQVKLTPDGLDVKNYVAGLPFPNLETSDPQLAYKIMWNYSYNFLTTDDVDLRNFDADTGSIADQGPLTVERHFLLDHFRRLFWTGRLYVDPKPEKPNPNGYRAQQGLYPILEPFDLKGVGALGNRYVDSSKQDDSWLYLPSLRRVRRLSTAQRSDALFGQDTDVDSYYGYSGHIAWMDWKYLGEKEILGSMHGQHFPVKWHEKVDWAFDDVWEKRKVYVVEGISKLPQYAYSKRVIFIDKESWTIPFTDIYDRSGELWKIWINNFSFRKSVPGNNAITYDDEMGFIPSIVMVDIQLEHATKASLPSPRFPGEQGWYFNQGEASGITDDWFTVAALVAAGH; encoded by the coding sequence ATGCTCACGACCACTCGCCGGTGGGCCATGACGGGCTCGCTCTTCAGCGCTCTCGTTTGCACCACGTTGCTGCTTGCCGAGGCCGCACGGGCGGACGTGTCACCGGGGACGAAGATCGGTCCGGACAACGTCGCGGCGGCGAAGGATCTGCTCTCCCCCGGCATGGAGTGGTGCGTCAAGCGCGGCTGGCCGATCACGGTGAGCGAGACCAAGCGCATCGAGTGGCCGCGCGCATATAAGGAAGCCACCGAGAAGTACGCCGCGCAGGTGAAGCTCACGCCCGATGGGCTCGACGTCAAGAACTACGTCGCCGGGCTGCCGTTCCCGAATCTCGAGACGAGCGATCCGCAGCTCGCCTACAAGATCATGTGGAACTACAGCTACAACTTCCTCACCACCGACGACGTCGATCTGCGCAACTTCGACGCCGACACGGGCTCGATCGCCGACCAGGGCCCGCTCACCGTCGAGCGTCACTTCCTCCTCGATCACTTCCGCCGGCTCTTCTGGACCGGGCGCCTCTACGTCGACCCGAAGCCGGAGAAGCCGAACCCGAACGGCTATCGCGCCCAGCAGGGTCTCTATCCGATCCTCGAGCCCTTCGACCTGAAGGGCGTCGGCGCGCTCGGCAACCGCTACGTCGACTCGTCGAAGCAGGACGACTCGTGGCTCTATCTGCCGTCGCTGCGTCGCGTGCGCCGTCTCTCGACGGCGCAGCGCTCGGACGCGCTCTTCGGCCAGGACACCGATGTCGACAGCTACTACGGCTACTCGGGCCACATCGCCTGGATGGATTGGAAGTACCTCGGCGAGAAGGAGATCCTCGGCTCGATGCACGGCCAGCACTTCCCGGTGAAGTGGCACGAGAAGGTCGACTGGGCGTTCGACGACGTGTGGGAGAAGCGCAAGGTCTACGTCGTCGAGGGCATCTCCAAGCTGCCGCAGTACGCGTACTCGAAGCGCGTCATCTTCATCGACAAGGAATCGTGGACGATCCCGTTCACCGACATCTACGATCGCTCGGGCGAGCTCTGGAAGATCTGGATCAACAACTTCAGCTTCCGGAAGTCCGTGCCCGGTAACAATGCCATCACCTACGACGACGAGATGGGCTTCATCCCGTCCATCGTGATGGTCGACATCCAGCTCGAGCACGCGACCAAGGCGTCGCTGCCGAGCCCGCGCTTCCCCGGTGAGCAGGGTTGGTACTTCAACCAGGGTGAGGCGTCGGGCATCACGGACGACTGGTTCACGGTCGCCGCGCTGGTCGCTGCCGGACACTGA